From one Anopheles bellator chromosome 1, idAnoBellAS_SP24_06.2, whole genome shotgun sequence genomic stretch:
- the LOC131216541 gene encoding UPF0598 protein CG30010, with protein MLLRRLLFSPPTYGVRRASYVQGQSPAPKVREYFYYIDHEGMLFLDDARIKNFTSCFKEKQFLEFFFNRLKLNDSDRYGDEFPFLSVCGRERNYIRCDDLPIVFTHIVPGEGECERLAYAHASDKLSVPWQPDRICMFPASGRVYHPAPERYGSIGLVRSKLAIEVSNYFTFRNGEDQPPTHFRWKSQDYELDQHWWKTTYIGRRESHGAP; from the exons ATGTTGCTACGGAGATTGCTGTTTTCCCCACCGACCTATGGAGTTCGTCGGGCCAGCTACGTCCAAGGACaatcaccggcaccgaaagtgcGTGAATATTTTTACTATATCGACCACGAGGGAATG CTCTTCCTGGACGATGCCAGGATTAAAAATTTCACCTCCTGCTTCAAGGAGAAACAGTTTTTGGAATTCTTCTTCAATCGTCTCAAACTGAACGATTCCGATCGGTACGGGGACGAGTTTCCGTTCCTCTCCGTTTGCGGCCGTGAACGCAACTACATCCGGTGCGACGATCTTCCTATTGTTTTCACGCACATCGTACCAGGCGAAG GTGAATGCGAACGGCTGGCGTACGCACATGCTAGCGATAAGCTGAGTGTCCCGTGGCAACCGGATAGGATTTGCATGTTTCCTGCCAGCGGTCGCGTCTatcacccggccccggaacgctacggatcgatcggattggTGCGCTCGAAGTTGGCGATCGAAGTGAGCAACTATTTTACCTTCCGCAACGGCGAGGATCAACCACCGACACACTTTCGGTGGAAATCGCAGGACTACGAACTGGATCAGCACTGGTGGAAGACAACGTATATTGGACGCAGAGAGTCACACGGAGCTCCGTAG
- the LOC131216399 gene encoding uncharacterized protein LOC131216399, with the protein MESFKSLNWSRNTPIPVALLHEHFSVDYSLFPDDIFNLHIDEIDPIHRIENTFNDPICAIEMPIDPRTGKTVTQLTVDATAPMAFFDAFPSGSSLPHEAHQHCLGVLHQINMRLLGPAKNSRNYKRYTKLMTALESERELFNNFVRNHFVTNLLWRLKAIPPELNALVVDLWRYKVDRWQRQQANEVGAQYHLKAAIAYIGYTTDHNDPVELAPVGEDALETGAVRCLRYEDVVRSATLLRSQRVLEQFRDESCKLIDRRRADDRLTVETILEHQPDVSIVLSASAFGLLLNESRVRGEQWTIPFRIATVAGRRVFLVESKLPPLKLSTYDRNAKGHRMLVKSYIKFLQTDQTVADGASFPKSLPSEEQPFRAVPFDEYMQRMASKMSTKGSALRENRFYQLWKLKEKQDEHFLLIAFRQDCYESLRKLRLFMNISVKLEHQPEFGAEQMTKVELLREWTRQLLRPNSKTLRLRINTLNHTVISHHYLELRDIEEELLRLYGINPHHLITSVWCTLRLIQNFPPGEYILQRDDYSAQGLSVYARADSKPAENGIVIDLAKRMAAIDYDIPPLEQYEWIPIDKCFITQLHRENMLLPCTFPHWRRARQLESRKKHKVRAKLPNPVVRKKSGKTSAAKALRKAKRKVVKQKQREQLMMQENLQKSLDQYAPYEGPSKGAQQPVERTVPAKSATNEAVPSLKDTASTQSIDYGAYLQQVAKYGDQ; encoded by the exons ATGGAAAGTTTCAAGTCTCTAAACTG GTCCAGGAACACGCCAATTCCGGTGGCGTTGCTGCACGAACACTTCTCGGTGGATTACAGCCTTTTTCCGGATGATATTTTTAATCTCCATATCGACGAAATCGACCCGATTCATCGGATCGAAAACACGTTCAACGACCCGATCTGTGCCATCGAAATGCCGATCGATCCTCGGACGGGTAAAACGGTGACGCAACTAACGGTGGACGCTACGGCACCGATGGCGTTTTTCGACGCATTCCCCTCCGGATCATCTCTGCCCCATGAAGCCCATCAGCACTGTTTGGGCGTGTTGCATCAAATCAACATGCGACTACTGGGGCCCGCGAAAAACAGCAGAAACTACAAACGGTACACGAAACTAATGACGGCTCTTGAATCCGAACGGGAGCTGTTCAATAACTTTGTTCGTAACCATTTCGTGACGAATCTTCTGTGGCGGTTGAAAGCCATTCCACCGGAGCTGAACGCACTCGTGGTCGATCTTTGGCGATACAAGGTAgatcggtggcagcggcaacAAGCAAATGAAGTCGGTGCTCAGTACCACCTCAAGGCGGCCATTGCCTACATCGGGTACACCACGGACCACAATGACCCCGTAGAGCTGGCACCGGTTGGTGAGGACGCCCTTGAAACCGGTGCCGTTCGGTGTCTACGTTACGAAGACGTAGTCCGCTCTGCTACACTGCTGCGGTCCCAGCGCGTGTTGGAGCAGTTTCGTGACGAATCGTGTAAGCTAATCGATCGACGTCGAGCTGATGATCGGCTAACCGTGGAAACGATACTGGAGCATCAACCGGACGTGTCGATTGTCCTGTCGGCCAGTGCCTTTGGCCTGCTACTGAACGAATCACGCGTTAGGGGCGAGCAGTGGACTATACCGTTTCGGATAGCGACAGTGGCCGGCCGTAGAGTGTTCCTGGTGGAAAGTAAGCTGCCGCCACTCAAGTTATCCACATACGACCGCAACGCCAAGGGACACCGTATGTTAGTGAAGAGCTACATCAAGTTTCTTCAAACCGACCAAACTGTAGCGGATGGAGCGAGCTTTCCAAAGTCTCTCCCCTCCGAGGAGCAGCCATTCAGAGCGGTCCCGTTCGATGAATACATGCAAAGGATGGCGAGCAAGATGTCCACCAAAGGCAGTGCATTGCGTGAGAACCGGTTCTATCAGCTGTGGAaactgaaagagaaacaaGACGAACACTTCCTGCTTATCGCCTTCCGACAGGATTGCTACGAATCACTGCGGAAGTTGCGCCTGTTCATGAACATCTCCGTGAAGCTGGAACATCAGCCGGAATTCGGTGCGGAACAGATGACGAAGGTGGAACTGCTGCGCGAATGGACCCGCCAGCTATTGCGCCCAAACTCCAAAACGCTCCGATTGCGCATAAATACCCTTAATCACACCGTCATTTCACACCACTATCTGGAGCTGCGCGATATCGAAGAGGAGCTGTTGCGCCTGTATGGAATCAACCCGCACCATCTGATCACCAGTGTTTGGTGTACGCTGCGCCTTATACAAAACTTTCCTCCGGGAGAGTACATTCTGCAGCGTGATGATTACAGCGCACAGGGTTTGTCGGTGTACGCGCGAGCGGACAGCAAGCCGGCGGAGAACGGTATAGTGATCGATCTCGCGAAGCGTATGGCCGCGATCGACTACGATATCCCACCGCTGGAACAGTACGAATGGATACCGATCGACAAATGTTTTATCACGCAGTTGCACCGCGAAAACATGCTCCTGCCATGCACTTTTCCACACTGGCGCAGGGCGCGACAGTTGGAGTCACGCAAGAAACATAAGGTGCGGGCCAAACTTCCGAATCCGGTCGTTCggaagaaaagtggaaaaactaGTGCGGCAAAGGCCCtaagaaaagcgaaacgcaAGGTGGTCAAGCAGAAACAACGGGAACAGTTGATGATGCAGGAAAACTTGCAGAAATCGCTCGATCAGTACGCACCATACGAAGGACCGTCCAAGGGAGCGCAACAGCCGGTTGAGAGAACTGTCCCGGCCAAGAGTGCGACGAACGAGGCGGTGCCTTCGCTGAAGGACACTGCTTCGACTCAGTCTATCGACTACGGCGCTTACTTGCAGCAAGTCGCAAAGTACGGCGACCAATAA